GAACGAGTTCAAGCATCTGGACTTGAAGTGGATCAAGGAAGCCATGCGCCGCCCCATCATTGTGGACGGGCGGAATATCTACGACCCCGAAGCGATGCGGCAGTTAGGCTTCCTGTACCGCGGGGTCGGTCGCGGCTACGGTGTGTAACCGCGAATCGCAGGTGCGCGGCCTCTCCACGCCATCGGCCTGCCGATTCGCCCATCATTGCAAAGGAGCAAGAGTATGAAGAGAATCTGCATGATCGGCGTGGGCTATGTGGGGTTGGTTACAGGCGCTTGCCTGGCCGACTTAGGCAACCATGTGGTGTGCGTCAACCGCGACGAGCGCAAGGCCGCCAACCTGCGGAAGGGCATCCTGCCCATCTACGAGCCGGGGCTGGAGGAAATCGTTCACCGCAACAGCGAGGCGGGGCGACTGTTCTTCACGACCTCCTACGATGAGGGCGTCAAGGACGCGGAGTTTGTCTTCATCTCGGTGGGGACGCCGTCGGGGCTGGAGGGCGAGGCCGACCTGCAACATGTGCACGACGCGGCGGTGGAGATCGCCAAGCGCCTGGATCACCCGCTCATCATCGTGAACAAGAGCACCGTCCCCATCGGCACGGGCGACTGGGTGGCCGACATCGTGCGCGAGAACATGCCCGACCCATCCATCCCGTTCTGGGTGGTCTCCAATCCCGAGTTCCTGCGCGAGGGTTCGGGCGTGTACGACTTCATGAACCCCGACCGCATCGTGCTGGGTTCGTTGAGCCGCGAGGCCGCCGAGCGCGTGGCCGAACTGTACTACCCGCTCCAGGCCGAGACCATCATCACCGACCTACGCACCGCCGAGATGATCAAGTACGCATCCAACTGCTTCCTGGCGACCAAAATCTCGTTCATCAATGAGATTGCCGCGATTTGCGAGTCGCTGGGCGCCGACGTGAAAGAGGTGGCGCGCGGGATGGGCACCGACAAGCGCATCGGCCCGCATTTCCTGGGCGCTGGCATCGGCTGGGGCGGTTCCTGCTTCCCCAAGGATGTCAAGGCGCTCATCCACATGGCGACCACCCACGGCACGCGCCCGCAACTCCTGCGCGCCGTGATGGAGATCAACTACGACCAGCGCAAGCGCATTATCAACCACCTGCGCGACATCCTCGGCTCCTACAGGGGCAAGGTGGTGGGGCTGCTTGGGCTGGCCTTCAAACCGAACACCGACGACATGCGCGACGCGCCATCCATCACGCTGGCGCGGCTCCTGGTGGCCGAGGGCGCACAGGTGAAAGCCTACGACCCCGTGGCGATGGAGACCGCGCGCCGCGTCATGCAGGACGTGCCCGTAACCTATTGCAACGACCCGTATGAAGTCGCCGAGGACGCCGACGCGCTCATTCTGGTTACCGAGTGGAACGAGTTCAAGCAACTGGACATGCAGCGCATCAAGAGCCTCATGCGGCAGCCGGTGCTGATGGACGGGCGCAACATCTATGACCCGCCGCGCATGCGCGAGTTGGGGTTCATCTACCGCGGCGTGGGGCGCGGCCACAATGGCGGTTTGGTGCGCGACAGATGAGAGCCTTTCCCTTCCCGCCACTCCCCGGGGGCGCGCTGTCGGTCGGCGTGGACTTGATAGAAGTGCCCAGGATCGCGCGCGCCGTGGAGCGGTGGGGCGAGCGGTTCCTGCACCGCGTCTATACCCCGAACGAGATCGCCCTGTGCGACGGCCGCATCCCCGAGTTGGCCGTGCGCTTCGCGGGCAAGGAGGCCATCTCCAAGGCGCTGGGCACCGGCCTTGTGGGGATAGACTGGACGGAGATGGAGATTCTCGCCGACTATCGCGGCAAGCCCATCGTGCGCCTGCTGGGACGCGCCCGCAAGCGGGCCGAGGAACTGGGCCTGCACCAGTGGGCCATCAGCCTGACGCACACGAAAGAACACGCCATCGCCATGGTCGTGGCCAGCAGCCCGTAACGCCCGCGCGCGGCGAGAGACGGCTCTACGCGGAGCGCCCTGTAGAGTGGGGCGCTCCGCTTTTGTCTTGAGTCCAACGTGAGATTCTTGCGCCCATCTCGGGCGGTGGTATACTGAATGCAGACGGACATTAGGGGAGGTGGACATGATTCACGAAGCCATGGCCCGCGTGCTGGACAACGTGGACAGGGTCATCGTCGGCAAGAGGGCGACGGTGGAGTTGCTGCTGGCCGCCATGCTGTGCGAAGGGCACGTGCTGATTGAGGACGTGCCCGGCATCGGCAAGACGACCCTGGCGAAGGCGGTGGCCCGATCCGCCGGCTGTACCTTCAGCCGCCTGCAATTCACGCCCGACCTGCTGCCCAGCGACGTTACCGGCATCTCCTTCTTCAACCAGAAGAAGCAGGAATTTGAGTTCCGCCCCGGGCCGGTCATGTCCCAAATCCTCCTGGCGGACGAGATCAACCGCGCCACGCCGCGCACCCAATCGGCCCTGCTGGAGGCGATGCAGGAGCGACAGATCACCGTGGACGGCGTTACGTACCCACTGCCGCGCCCGTTCCTGGTGCTCGCCACGCAGAACCCCATTGAACTGGAGGGCACCTTCCCTCTGCCCGAGGCGCAGGTGGACCGCTTTCTCATCAAGGTCGCCCTGGGCTATCCCACGGAGCAGGAGGAGAACGAGATTCTCCTGCGGTTTGAGCGCGAAGACCCTCTGGAGCGCCTGCAACCCGTGATGCAGGCGGAGGACTGGCTGACGCTGCGCGACGCCGTCCGACGGGTGCGCGTGGAGGAGTCGGTGCGCCACTACGTGGTGCGAATTGTGCGGGCCACGCGCGAACATCCGGCGGTGATGCTCGGGGCCAGCCCGCGCGGGACGCTGGCGCTGTACCACATGGCGCAGGCGATAGCGGCCATTCGCGGGCGCGAGTTCGTCTTGCCGGATGATGTCAAGTACCTGGCGCCCTTTGTCCTGGGTCATCGCATCATCATCAGTTCGCAAACCCGACTGCGCGGGCGGCGGCCGGAGAATATCCTGGCCGAGGTCGTGGAGTCGGTGTCGGTGCCGGTGGAGCAGTAGATGTTCAACGACACCTGGATCGCGCTGGCCGTTTTCTTCGGCCTGCTGGGGGTGCTGTTCCGCCAGGAGTCGCTGGTCATCATGTCTACCGTGCTGCTGACGGTCATTGCGGTGGCGTGGCTGTGGAACCGGTACGCTCTGCGCGGCGTCCTCTATCGGCGGCAACTCAGCGAACGGCGCGCCTTTGTCGGCGAGGAAGTCATGTTGTCCATCCAGGTAACCAACGGCAAACTGCTCCCCGTAGCGTGGCTCAAGGCCGAGGACGAACTCCCGACGGCCCTTCCGCTCATCGGCGACAGGCTGGCCCCCTCGCACAAGGAGACGGTCGGCTATCTGGTCAACCTGTACTCCCTGCGCTGGCGCGAGCGGGTAACGCGGCGGTTTCGCCTCTCGTGCGCGCAGCGCGGGTTCTACGCCCTGGGGCCGGTGCGCATGCAAGCCAGCGACGTGTTCGGCCTGTTCAGCGCGGCCGTCGTGGACGAGCGGGAAGACACGCTCATCGTCTATCCGCAGGTGCTGCCGCTGGAGGCGTGGAACCTGCCCCCGAAAGACCCCTTCGGCAACGCAAAGGCCGAGGAGCCGCTCTTCGCCGACCCCAGTCGCGCCGTCGGAGTCCGCGACCACCAGCCGTATGACGGCCAGAAGCACATCCACTGGAAAGCCTCCGCGCGCCAGCAGCGGCTACAGGTGAAGGTGTACGAGCCGACCACCAGCCCACAGTGGATCATCTTCTTGAACGTCAACACCCTCCCCGAACCGCTGCAGGGGAGCGATCCCGTGCTTCTGGAGCAGATCGTCAGCCTGGCGGCGTCGGTCGCGTCGTTCGGCGTGGAGCAGAAGTACATGGTGGGCCTGGTGGCCAACGGGAGCCTGCCCCGCTCGGATCAGCCCCTGAAGGTGCTCCCCAGCCGAAGCCCGGATCACCTGATGCACATGCTGGAGGCATTGGCGGCGGTAACGGCCTTCTCCACGTCGCGCATGGAGCAGTTGCTTGAGACCGAGTCGCCCAAGTTGCCGTGGGGCGCGACGCTCATCGTCATCACGGGCATCGTCTCCGATGCGCTGCTGGCCACGCTTCTGGAGTTGCGGGCGGCGGGGCGCAAAGTCGCGCTGGTGGCGGTAGGCGCCGAGGTGGATCGGGAGCAACTGCACGGCATCCCGGCCTACACCGTGTCGCGGCGGCCCCTGGCGGACGTGGGGATGTGGCAGGTGCAAGAAGTGGAGGCGCAGGCGTGAGCGCGACTCGCTGGGACTGGAAGCGCGCGCTGTTGGATTTCGCGCTCATCGCGATGGAGATGGCGTGGTTGTCGCCGTGGTTTCTTTTCTTCATCCGCCCGTTCGCGCCCCAGCACCCTGCGGCGCCCCTGGCGCTGGCCGTGCTGGTGGCGCTGGCAGTCGTGGCGCTGTTCGTCAAGGGGATGAACCGCCTGAACGTGGCGCCCGGGATGGTGTCGGCCCTGGTGATGGCGTTGGGGCTGCTGTCGGGGCTGCTGGCCGTGCGCGTGCACCTGTACCCGGCGAATCTCACCGCCGGCGCGTGGCTTGCGCAACTAGCGCGGCGCATGGCCCAGATTTCGGAGGCGATTCCGGCGGATTTGGTGCTGTTCCTGCTGGTGGCCCTGCTGTGGTGGCGCGGGCTGACGCTGGGCGCGCGGGAGCACACCTTTGAGCGGATTGGGTTCAGTTTCCGCGCGGGGATCGTGCTCCTGATGTGGAATGCGGCCCTGGCCTCGCTGCTGGGATGGCGCGTTCCCATCCTCGGGTTCGCCGTAACGTTCTTCTTCTTCGGCCTGCTGGCCGTGGGCGTGGGCCGCGTGTACGATTTGGAACTCCAGCCCGAATCCGGCGGGCGGGTGTCCACCCCGTTCTGGCTGGCGTCCACGCTGGGGGCGATTGCCGCCGTGCTGATGGCGGCGGTCATCGCGACCCAATTGCTCACGGTGGGCAACATCAGTGCCGTGATGCGGTTCCTGTCGCCCGTCTGGAACGTGCTGGGGAAAGCGGCGCTCCTGGTCGCGCAGGTGTTGATCTGGCTTCTGGGGCCGCTGCTGGACTGGGTGGTGCGGTTCTTCCGGACGCACGCGCCGCCCGAATTCACCGGCGCTACCCCTGCGCCCGAGGCCACGCCCGAGTTCCTGCCCCAGACGCCCGTCGCGCCGCCCGCATACCTGGACATTCTGAAGTATGCCGTCGTGGGCGTGTTCATCCTCGGAGTCCTGGCGCTCGTGGCGTTTTCCGTGCGGCGGGCGCGGGCCTCAGCCGCCGAGTCGGGCCGCCGAGAGGAGCGCGAGGTTGATTGGGGCCTGACGACCCGAGGGCCGGGCCTCCTGGGCACCATTCGCGCGGGCCTGGATCGCGTGGGGCAGTGGCTCACCTTGGCGGGGGAGTTCGGCCTGGGCCAGCGGTTCCGGGCGGCGGCCTCCATCCGCTGGATTTACGCGAACCTGCTGCGCTGGGCGGCGAGCATGGGGCACCCGCGCAGGGAATGGCAGACGCCCTACGAGTTCCTCCAGGCGCTGGCGCCGGCGTTCCCCGACCTCGCGTCGGAGATGCAGGCGATCACCGAGGCATACGTCCGGTCGCACTACGGCGAACTGCCGGACACGGACGAGGAATTGCAAAAGATCCGCTCCTGCTGGGAGCGGATCCTGGCCTGGCAGCGTGCGAGCGAAGAGGGTTCTACGCCGTGATGGCGATCTGCACCTCGGGCTTTTCCAGGAGGAACAAGAACACAAGGGACAAGGCGATGGCAAGAATGCTGGTAACGATCCAGCCTACATCCAGCGTTCCTTTCGTTACCACGCGGGGCAGGAGCATGAGCACGCGGACGATGACATTGAGCCCCTGCACGAAGATGCTCAGGGTGAGGGCCCACGGGCGACGGCGCACCAGCCCCCAGCCCAGCAGGCCGAAAAGCAGGACAGGCAGGATGAGCACGGTGATCTTGGCGGTGAAGAGCACCCCGGGTGGGAACATCAGTGTCGGGATGAACTGCGAGATTGCAATGGCCCAGATGAACTTGTCGGCTTTGGTCATGACGTTTCCTCCCAACCGGTCTCGGACCTTGTGGAATTAGACTTATTATACCAGACAGGAGAGGCGATGTCAACAACTTGCGCGTCGGTGCGCGTAGGGGAGCAACGCGAGGGGCTTGCCCGCAGGGCGCGTCGCGGCGGGGTGGCGGTGGTCGCGGCGCTGGCGTTGGCCGCGCTCGCCGCATGCGGTTCCGCGCCGGCCCCTATCTCCACGCCCGACCCGCCTCTGCCAACGGCGACGGCGTTCGTGCCCGCGCCCACAAACACGCCCACGCCGCTACCCTCGCCGACGGCCACACCCACGCCCTCGCCGACGGCGACGCCGCTGCCCACGTCGCAGCCCCCACCGACGGCGACGCCGACCGTGCGGGTCGCATCCACCGACGGCCAGGTGACCCCCGTGCCCATCCTGATGTACCACCACATCGCGGACTTGCCGGACGATGCGAACTCGGACCAGCGGGATTATGCCGTATCCCCCGCCCGTTTTGAAGAGCAGTTGCGGTACCTCAAGGCGCAGAGCTACGAGTCGGTCAGCCTCTATGCGGTGATTCGCTACATGGAGGGTGTGGACTCGCTGCCTGCCAGGGCCGTCGTTATCACCTTTGACGATGGCTACC
This Chloroflexota bacterium DNA region includes the following protein-coding sequences:
- a CDS encoding UDP-glucose/GDP-mannose dehydrogenase family protein produces the protein MKRICMIGVGYVGLVTGACLADLGNHVVCVNRDERKAANLRKGILPIYEPGLEEIVHRNSEAGRLFFTTSYDEGVKDAEFVFISVGTPSGLEGEADLQHVHDAAVEIAKRLDHPLIIVNKSTVPIGTGDWVADIVRENMPDPSIPFWVVSNPEFLREGSGVYDFMNPDRIVLGSLSREAAERVAELYYPLQAETIITDLRTAEMIKYASNCFLATKISFINEIAAICESLGADVKEVARGMGTDKRIGPHFLGAGIGWGGSCFPKDVKALIHMATTHGTRPQLLRAVMEINYDQRKRIINHLRDILGSYRGKVVGLLGLAFKPNTDDMRDAPSITLARLLVAEGAQVKAYDPVAMETARRVMQDVPVTYCNDPYEVAEDADALILVTEWNEFKQLDMQRIKSLMRQPVLMDGRNIYDPPRMRELGFIYRGVGRGHNGGLVRDR
- a CDS encoding DUF4129 domain-containing protein; the protein is MSATRWDWKRALLDFALIAMEMAWLSPWFLFFIRPFAPQHPAAPLALAVLVALAVVALFVKGMNRLNVAPGMVSALVMALGLLSGLLAVRVHLYPANLTAGAWLAQLARRMAQISEAIPADLVLFLLVALLWWRGLTLGAREHTFERIGFSFRAGIVLLMWNAALASLLGWRVPILGFAVTFFFFGLLAVGVGRVYDLELQPESGGRVSTPFWLASTLGAIAAVLMAAVIATQLLTVGNISAVMRFLSPVWNVLGKAALLVAQVLIWLLGPLLDWVVRFFRTHAPPEFTGATPAPEATPEFLPQTPVAPPAYLDILKYAVVGVFILGVLALVAFSVRRARASAAESGRREEREVDWGLTTRGPGLLGTIRAGLDRVGQWLTLAGEFGLGQRFRAAASIRWIYANLLRWAASMGHPRREWQTPYEFLQALAPAFPDLASEMQAITEAYVRSHYGELPDTDEELQKIRSCWERILAWQRASEEGSTP
- a CDS encoding UDP-glucose 6-dehydrogenase, which encodes NEFKHLDLKWIKEAMRRPIIVDGRNIYDPEAMRQLGFLYRGVGRGYGV
- a CDS encoding polysaccharide deacetylase family protein; amino-acid sequence: MSTTCASVRVGEQREGLARRARRGGVAVVAALALAALAACGSAPAPISTPDPPLPTATAFVPAPTNTPTPLPSPTATPTPSPTATPLPTSQPPPTATPTVRVASTDGQVTPVPILMYHHIADLPDDANSDQRDYAVSPARFEEQLRYLKAQSYESVSLYAVIRYMEGVDSLPARAVVITFDDGYRDNAVVAFPLLVKYGFTATFFINTQPIDDEYPGYMTWAQVEQLSRAGMDVESHSYSHPMLTRLSDEDLLREIRKAGDAIERHTGKHPRLFSYPYGTYNRQVVDALRAEGYLGAVTLRSGTARTSPSVFDLARVWVRYDDTLEAFAAKLERGR
- a CDS encoding DUF58 domain-containing protein, coding for MFNDTWIALAVFFGLLGVLFRQESLVIMSTVLLTVIAVAWLWNRYALRGVLYRRQLSERRAFVGEEVMLSIQVTNGKLLPVAWLKAEDELPTALPLIGDRLAPSHKETVGYLVNLYSLRWRERVTRRFRLSCAQRGFYALGPVRMQASDVFGLFSAAVVDEREDTLIVYPQVLPLEAWNLPPKDPFGNAKAEEPLFADPSRAVGVRDHQPYDGQKHIHWKASARQQRLQVKVYEPTTSPQWIIFLNVNTLPEPLQGSDPVLLEQIVSLAASVASFGVEQKYMVGLVANGSLPRSDQPLKVLPSRSPDHLMHMLEALAAVTAFSTSRMEQLLETESPKLPWGATLIVITGIVSDALLATLLELRAAGRKVALVAVGAEVDREQLHGIPAYTVSRRPLADVGMWQVQEVEAQA
- the acpS gene encoding holo-ACP synthase; this encodes MRAFPFPPLPGGALSVGVDLIEVPRIARAVERWGERFLHRVYTPNEIALCDGRIPELAVRFAGKEAISKALGTGLVGIDWTEMEILADYRGKPIVRLLGRARKRAEELGLHQWAISLTHTKEHAIAMVVASSP
- a CDS encoding MoxR family ATPase — protein: MIHEAMARVLDNVDRVIVGKRATVELLLAAMLCEGHVLIEDVPGIGKTTLAKAVARSAGCTFSRLQFTPDLLPSDVTGISFFNQKKQEFEFRPGPVMSQILLADEINRATPRTQSALLEAMQERQITVDGVTYPLPRPFLVLATQNPIELEGTFPLPEAQVDRFLIKVALGYPTEQEENEILLRFEREDPLERLQPVMQAEDWLTLRDAVRRVRVEESVRHYVVRIVRATREHPAVMLGASPRGTLALYHMAQAIAAIRGREFVLPDDVKYLAPFVLGHRIIISSQTRLRGRRPENILAEVVESVSVPVEQ